DNA sequence from the Pedobacter schmidteae genome:
AATTGATATACACCATCAAATTCGTAGCCATAAAACTGGGCAATAGGCTGGCCTACACTGGCTATATATAAAGGTGTGGCATTATAGGAGTTCTCCCAACTGATAGACGTTGTTTTAAAAGATTGTCCGGCATTTAAAGCCATTACTTTTGAACGGTTAAAGCTGATGTTGAAGCTCGAACTCCATTTAAAATCCTTATTCTCGATATTCCTTGTATTTAAAGTGAACTCCAAACCTTCGTTTCTAACTTTACCGATATTTTTAAAGGCGCTCTCATACCCGGTTGTATAAGGAAGATCCGCATTTAGCAATAGATCATAAGTACTTTTACGGTAAACATCGGCATTAATTATAATCCTGTCTTTAAATAAGCTAAGGTCATAACCAATGTTTGCCTGTGCAGTACTTTCCCATCTCAAGTCAGGATTACCGTATGTTAAAGGAATTGCGCCAATGCTTACGGTATTGTTAAAGCCGTAAGATCCACCGATCGGGAATCCCAATACCGATAGGTAAGAGAAATCTCCAACCCTGTTGTTACCAGTTACCCCATAACCACCTCTTAATTTGGCATCGCTCACAAAAGTTAAACCTTTCATAAATTCCTCATTGCTCATTCTCCAGGCTATTGATCCCGAAGGAAAATAACTTGTCCGTTGCCCCGGCATAAATTTGGAAGAGCCGTCGGCTCTGAATGAAGCACTTAACAAATATTTAGATTTATAGTCGTAAGTCACCCTGCCTAAAAAAGACAGCAGCTTACTATTTGAGCTTTCTGCGGTCACCGGCAGTGGAGTACCCTGAGATAAACCGGCTAAACCAACTGATTCGTTAGGCAATTGTATCGCAGCCAGACCATATCTGGAGTATTTATCCTCTTGCATGGTTATACCAGCCACAACATTTAAGTTGTGAACTTTATTAAAGCGTTTGGCAAATGTCAGAATATTCTCATTCAGCCAGCTTGTATTTTGTGTATAGATGATCGATCCGTTTACCTTATTCGTACTGCTTGGACCACCGTAGTAAGTCTGACTGTTGTAAAACACATCATTTCTACGCAGGTTATTAGAAATACCACCTGATACTTTTAAAGTTAAATTTTTATTAAAGGAATATTGTACGTACGAATTCACCCTTAAATTGTTAGTTGTCGCATTTCTCAATTCATTATTGGACGACAATACCGGATTTATTCTATAGTCGTTTAGCCCATCGATATCCGGATCAAAAAGCTGATCCAGCAAGTTCCCTTCCGATCCCGTAACTGGTCTGTAACCCCATACACTATACAATAGATTATTCGTTGCCGAATTCGTTCCGGAAGTAGGGATAGTACCGCTTGCTTTGATGTTACTATAATCAATAGACGCAAAAACCTTTAATTTATCAGTCACCCTTTGAGTTAAGGACATTCTGCCTTGATAGCGTTTAAACCCGGAATTGATAATTACCCCATCCTGTGAGTTTATAGAACCAGAAACCACATATTGCGTTTTGTCTGTTCCTCCGGTAAGTGATAAATTGTGCTCTGTTGATGGTGCAGTTCTATATACCTGATCCTGCCAGTTGATCCCTTTAACATCTTTATAGGAGTCTAAGGTTTTTCCGTCTTTGTAATAAAGCAGCGGCGTATTGATCGGATCTATTTCTTCCTGTAGTCTTACAAATTCGTACGGACTCATCAGATCCATTCTTTTTGTATTTTGCTGAAAGCCTATGGTACCCGTATATGAAATAACAGGCGCTCCTACTTTCCCTCCTTTAGTAGTGATCAGGATTACACCATTAGCACCCCTTGCACCATAAATTGCCGTCGCCGATGCATCTTTAAGCACTTCTATGGATTCAATATCCGCCGGGTTGATGGCGTTGTTATTAGAATTCTCGAGCGGGAAGCCGTCCACAACATACAAAGGTGAGTTATCTTGTGTAATGGAGTTTTGTCCACGTACAACAATATTGAAGGAGTTGCCTGGCTGCCCGTCGTTGGATGCCACCTGAACACCTGCAACGCGCCCCGCCAAAGCTTCATCAAATGATTTAACAGGTGCCTTTTGCATATCCTTCATATTCACACTACCTACAGCCCCTGTTAAGTCTTTTTTAGCTACCGTACCATAGCCAATTACCACTACATCGCTCAACATTTTACTATCTTCAGCGAGTGTCAAATTGATTACCCCTTTGTTACCCACACTCATCTCCCGTGCCAGGTAACCAATATAACTAAAAACAAGTGTACTCTTTTCCTGCGAAGGTACTTTGATGGTATATCTTCCATCTTTATCTGTTGTAGCTCCGACTTTACTTCCCTTAACCTGAACACTTACACCGGCCAACGGAGTTCCATCACCCTGATCGGTCACCTTACCTTCTACCCTGCGGGTTTGCTGGGCAAATACAGTAAAGGTGCAGATCATACACATTACAAAAAGGTAAATCTTTCTCATACATTAAAAAGTTTAAATTTGGTTTCTCGTAATAATCCCCTGATTACTATAACCAAAATTGCGCACCAAGCTGACAAAAAAAGGGGTACTAATTAATTTATATAAGGGTAATAATTAGTTCATATCATCATAAAACGCTATACAGCGATACATTTCCAAATACAGCTACCGTAATTATGATATACTTTACTGTCGAAGCCGAATAAGGCCCTACCTTCCCTTGTAGTGTGGTGTATACATCAAAGGACTCTCATTCGGGTATCAAAGGAGTATCATAGGCCTCTCGTTCGACAGTCCAGGCCTAGCCAACTCCTTTACTACCCTAGCCTGGCCCTAGCTTTGTATACGGCAATCTGCACCGATGGCTTCAGTCTAAAGCCAATTTCATCGATGGATCATTTTATCTCAACACTGGCGCCAGCCAATTCATCCTGCGGAAAAAATACCGTATGGCTTACTTCCTTACCTGTTTTCAAATCTTTAATACTCAGCGTTGCCATTTTTTCTTTCTGGAAGGGATCAGCAATGGAAATAAGCTGCCGGCCATTTACATTTTTAATTAACAGCATACAAGCCTTGTCAGTCTTTACTTCAAATGAACCCAGAACAATACTTCCAGGCAGATAAAATACCGCCTGCAGCATATCCAATGACGGGTGATAAACGGACTGGATGTCCGCAGTGTTAGCGAGTATCTGTATGGCAGAAGCCTTGGATTTCTTGATATCTGCTGCAGCTTTAACCCCCGGTAAAACAACATAAGCGTACTTTCCGGCTAAAGGTTTAATACCGTGATTGATCCATAGTTTAAACACATCGCCCGAAATTTCATCTTTTGGATGCGCATTGTTGATCTGGTACCAATTTCCTTTTTGCTGCTGAGTACTCAAACTTACATCGGCTCCTTGCGGGAAATAATAACCCACTCCGTCATGAAGGAACCAGCTTTGTCCCGGTTCTTTAAACTCCAGTGTTTTACCCCTTCCAATTTTTCCCGAATTTGCAGCACTCCACACGCTCCCATTTAACCAACATTGATTAACGGTTGTCGTAATATTTTCTGCTGTATTGCTTTTAATCCCTGCACCCAGACATACAATCTCGTTATCAAAAAAGAACCACGATTTTTTTGCTTCAAGGCTATCAAAATTTAAAGCATAAGCACTGGCACCATATACGCCATCAGATACCCCACCGGCAAAAGCATTGCTTCCATCCTCACCCCAGAATTTAGTCAACGGGCGATCCACCACATAATCCCTGCTGGTTACACCAGGTATTTTATCCCACTCCCAAACGGGCATAATGTTATAATACTCCGGACCGCGCAACTGTATATTGGTTGCCCCGTCTGAAAGATATCTACCCAGCAAATTCTCTTTATTGCCCGCCTCACTTCTCTTGGTACGGCTACTTACCATACGTACATTAAAAGAATAACCAGGACGTAAATGCTGTACATAGTCGCCCGTCCAGTATTGCTTATGATAAGGCGTCACTTTGTAGTCAGGGGTTTCCGAACTATCCGTTCTCGCAACCGCGGCACTCCAATCTTCTGTATTTTTAAGATCAATCATTTTGGCGATCAACAAACGTCCTTTCTCCCCTTTTTTTCTTAAAATATCAGGTCTGCTTATCCCACGTCCTTCCACATTAAAATCCATGTAACTTCCGCGAATGGCTTTCAGATAACTATCCCGGTAGTATTTTGAGAATATGGCCAGCTTTTCCTGACTCATAGCGTAAGGTGTATCCCGTACATAATTAGCCATTTTTAAAACACCGGTAATAAATACGGCCCCATAACTGGAAATTTGCAATTGAGGACCGTGTTGCAGATAAGCATAATCATATTGCAACCCTTCTTTACGATAAACCAACATTACGGGATAAAAAAGTTCCCGAACAGCTTTACCCAGTAATTCTTCATCATTGGTCAACAGCGCACGATAGAAATAATGTAAAGCAATATCTGTTTTGTTAGCTCCGGCCTGTTTTTCCACATTCCCCCGTTTCATTCTTTCTATCAGCTTTGCCTCAAGTGCTCCATCTAATTTCTTCTGCCCATAACGCATCATGATCAACATTTCTCCTAAAGCCTGAGGCGTAGCAATTTCATTATGCCACCAGTTGCTACTCTTAGGATCGGACTGATACCAAAATTCAAATGCCCTGGTTATACCGGCAAATAGCTTCTCGTCATTATAATAGCGACTATCCTTTTCAATATAGGCCTGTATCAGCTGTTGTATTTTTAACAGGTGGTCGGCAGGCTCCCAATTGTTAATGGTAGCGGCGGTATAGGGTATACCTTTCCAGCTGCCATCCGGTTGTAAGGTCGAAAGGTTCTTTTCTACTGCCTTATCAATAAATTTAAGTGGCTTTTTAAGATCCATCAGGATCCTTGCCATAATAATATCATTTACGCCGGCTTGTGCCACCACCTGCTGCGCAGTAAACACGGATAAAAACAGGAGACAAATTAAGGTTAGCTTCTTCATTCTTCAGGTTAAATATATAGGTTCAATTTGGTTCTTTTTAAGGATACATCTTTTCCATTTCACGGCCCGTAGTTTCCATGCGGTGTTTCATAATCTGGTTCTGATCGCCATATGGACTGGTCCAATGTGGCGTATCCAGCCCCTTTTCCCATTCGGCTAGTTTGGCCAGCATTTCCCTGGTCTTAGCAGGATATTTAGCAGACAAGTTTGTAGTCTCCGAGAGGTCTTTGCTCAAGTCAAACAGCAATACATTTTGCACCTGTGCACTTTCCTTTACCCTAATCAGTTTCCAGTTGCCTTCCCGCATTGCAGCCGCAACGCCCCTTCTCCAAAACAAAGCCTCATGTGGACTTTTTTTAGCCACCCCATTTACATAAGGCAACAGATTTACACCGTCCAGTTTTTTTATGCCTTTTTGTTTGCCGTTTCCGGCAGCAACTGCTGTTGGCAGGATATCAAGTGAGCTGATGGGTTGGCTATTTACACGTCCGGCCGGGATATGCCCGGGCCATTGCATCATCATCGCCACGCGGATTCCGCCCTCCCATTTAGATCCTTTCATCCCTCTTAAAGGTCCATTATCAGATGAATTGGTAGTGGCCCCACCATTATCATTGACAAAAATGATCAGCGTGTTTTTATCCAAATGGTATTGTTTGAGTGTAGCCATCACCTTTCCCACGCCATCATCCAATGAGGTCATCATTGCCGCATACGCCCGCCGCCCGGTATCAGCAATATTTGCATAACGCTCCATCAGGTTTTTCTTCGCATTCATGGGCGTATGCACCGCATTATAAGAGAGGTACATAAAAAACGGGCGATCTTTATTCTCTCCTATAAAAGCACTTGCCCTATCGGTCAGCATATCAGTCAGGTAGGTAATTTGTGTTTCAGGAACAATCTCCCTGTTGTTGTACAAGGCATTTTCCCGGGCTCTCTTTCCTTTGTAAGCAAAGAAGTCCCTATGTCCACCGGTAAATCCGTAAAACTCATCAAAGCCCCTATTTAAAGGAAAATGTTTTAGTTCTTCCCCCTGGTGCCATTTGCCTATTGCAATTGTTTTATAGCCGTTGGCCTGCATTTCATTTCCTATGGTTTGTTCAGACGGATCCATCCCTACGTCGGCCAGTGTATAACCTGCCGATACCAGCTTAGAAGTGTTGTGCTCAAAACCGAAACGCTGCTGGTAACGACCGGTCAAAATTCCGGCCCTTGAAGGCGCACAGACCGAAGCCGATACGTATGCATCCGTAAACCGAGTGCCCTTTTTGGCAATGGCATCAATATTGGGTGTAGGAATCTGCTTACCTCCATAACAGCCAAAATCTGCATATCCGGCATCATCGCTAATAATCACAATTACATTGGGTTTGGTTACCGGTTTTACCTGCGCAATTGAATTTGTTGCCAAAAGCGCCATCAACACAGTGCCTATCATTTTTATTCTTTTCATTTTACGTTTTCTTTGTAGTTAGATTTTACCAGTTCGACAGCCGAGGTCAGGCCATCTTTACAATTGATGTGAACCAGTGTATTTCCATCAGCCTGCAGTACTGCCTTAATGCCTACATCATCAACATTCGCTTCCCATGCTCCTTTAATCAACAATTTTATCACTGAAGGCTTTGAAGGCGACCGGTACCAGTTGCGGGAATAAATACTTACTTCTTGTCTTTTACCTGAAGCATCCACCGGGCTGTCGTCAGGTCCCTCGTAAAATGCCAGATCAGGATCGGTAACCGACATGCTTAAGCGTATACCCTCCTTACGATACATCAGCAGGCAGGGCCTGTTGTTACTCATCAGTAATGAATCATCAAGCGATTTATTGCTATTAAAAATAGCCATTGCAGTGAGCTGTTGCGGGGCATACCATACAGTATGCGCCACGCTGTCCTTACGCAGTACCTTATATATTGGCTGCTTGCTTTGCATCAGCGCAGCCAGCTTGTCCATTGTCCGTTGGTCTGTTTTAATCAGCATACCATATTCGTAATCTGCATTAACAGGAGCATTTCCATGTTCAAAGGTTAATTTAGTGAAATTACCACTGGTTTCCCGGCTATCCTTTTGATCGCGCGACAATTGCCTTGTTTTAGTTAACAAAGCACCTTTGGCATTTGGCAGGTAGTAACCAATCTTTCTGTTGTCAATCACGGTCAGCGCCTGACCAGCCAGTCCTTCTTCTTTATATGGAAAGGCGGTTATGGCTTTCCCATTTATGATAACCGTATCAGGAGTATGCTTCAGATAATTTTGAAAAAGTGTAGTTTGTGTAACATAGTCAGACATAGTATTTCGGATACCAGAACCCAGGCATACGACCAGACTATCAAACATAAACCATGATTTTGTAGCCCTCAAACTTCCCATGTCATATTTATCGTGACCATGCAGCTTCATGGCAAACATCCCCTGTTTTTTAAAAGTAGTTCCACCTGCAAAGGGCTCATCAGAAATCAACATTTCTTCAATACCGCTAAAGTCATCCGCATTGATAATGTTAGCGCGAAGTTTGGCTATTGGCAAATGTACGGTAGTTGTACCGGGAATATTGTTCCAATCCCATCCTTCATCTTTAAAATTGCTCCCATCGTCAGCTTTAGTTTCTGGAAAAAGTATCTCCAGCTGACCATATGCTACATAGCGTCCAAATACATTGGCTCCGGGATAGGACTCATTGCTAATGAAATAACGATTGTGTCCCCTTAATGTCAACAGCCAATCCTGCCTCCGGTGCATGTCAAATAAACCATAATTCAGATTCCAATGCCCTGCTGCATAAGTGGCAGGATTAATCTTTGCTTGCTTAAAAGCGACAGTCCATCTGTCGTTCTTTTCCCCTTCTTTCAGCTTTAAATAAATTGCAGCCATCAAGGTATCCGTCGCTGACTTCCCATCTGCCGTGCCGGCAAGAGCCATATAAGCATAAGGTAGGTCGGCAATGCGCCAGTTACCCGTTGGGTGTCGCCCTGCTACACTAACCGGCCACTTAAACGGATGGGTATAATAATGCATCATCAGTAAACTGTTTCTTAAACTTTCATGTGCCTGCTGATCCATCCTGAAACTTGTACCACTTAGCACAAAAGCTATGGGAGCAATTCCTATGTATCCGCCAATCCCATAGGCAGGATACAGATTTCCATGATGAAACACAGCTCCATCGGGCTTAAAAGCTCCTTCAATGGTATGATCAGGTTTCACATTTTCCGACAGCCAATTTGAAAAACTATGCAGGTAGCGTAACTTTTCGGGCGAATCGTCCATGATTAAAATACTGGAAAGCATCCCTCCCAACAGTGTATTAAATACATCTATATTGGACGATGGCAACGGCCTTTGCAAAGTCCGGCCCAAACCACTAAACCAACTCATACTTTTAAAAGTACGTTCCAGCCTGTCTTCTTTTTCAATCACGGCTTTCATCAGCAAACATGCCGGATAATACCCTTCCAGGTTATAACCATGGTGGTGCAAAGCGCCCATTCCGCTGCCATAGGCCCAGCCCTGATCTTCCAGATGATCCAGCAGATCTATAAAAATGGTCCCCAGTCGCTTTTTTTCTGTTTCATTTCCGGCCAAATGAAATGCCTGGGCCACCTGCAACATCAATTGAGTATATCTTTTGATTCCGGATAAACGGTTCATTTCTTTTACATTTTCAGCTGGCGATAAAGAAACCAGTTCTATATCATTCATGGAGTATACCGGCCTGCCACTAATTTCAGCACCTTCCCGATGTATGTTCCAATAAGCAAAGTCCTTTTCTATCTCCGCTAACTCATTTGCTTTCAACCTGCGCTTATCAGGCAAAATCATTTCAATATACCGCTTGCTGATCTGTGCCAGCTCAAACTGCTCTTTTTCGGTTACCTTTTTAGCAAGCGATAAATAATGAGGGGTACGACTGAAATTATACAATGCGGTCCAATGTGCATTCGCGGCCTTATCAGCATCAGGATTAATAAAAGGCAATTGTTCATCGCGCACTGGCGAACGAGGATTGATAGTTGTGGTATACATCAACTGGTCTAAAAAAATAGTCCCCTTTTTTAAACCTTCCGGCGCTACAATTTGCATACCGTCCATTCCGGGTACGGGCTTACCCTGCATATCTCTGTGGTACATGACCCAGGCGGTACGCCAACCTCTAAAATTAAGCTTAAACCCAAAACTGCAAGCTACTTTAGCTCCTTTCTGAAACTGAAACAGCAAATGCTCATTTGCCGGTGTTTCATTGTATACCCAAACTACAAAAGTACTTCTTGGGTTAGATGCAACGGTTTCAAAGGCCTTATCATGCATACCTAAACGGCTCTTATTTCCGCTTGTCCAGTCCCATCTTACGGAGGCTCTACCCAGTTTAAAGTGCTTTTTACTAAGCGTCAATTTCCCATCAACAGCCTCCCAGTTTTTGGGAAGTTCATTTTCGCAAATATCTGCCTGCATTTGTGCCCTGCTATTTATAGCTACGCTAAAAACCAATACAAAAATATACAGCAAACGGTTCATACCTGATCTTTTCCTGAAAATTCGTTCATACAAGATTCAAATATTCAATTTTATCGGCCCAAAAAGGTCGACAAATCAGTTCAAAAGGGGGGACTAATCTGTTTTTTCATCATAATCTGACGGCGCTACGCCAAATTGTTTGCGAAACTCCTTGCTGAAATACTTTCGGTCGTTGAAGCCAACAGAATAAGCAACTTCGGCTATGCTCAATTTCTTCTGGGATAATAGCTGTGCTGCTCTTTTTAACCTTTGCGATTTGATGAAATCGGTAATGGATAAACCGGTAAGCGCCTTAATCTTTTTGTATAGCACCGTTTGGCTCATTCCAATATCCTCTACCAGGCTACCCACATTAAAATCCGGATCTTCCATCTTCCCTTCAATCAACAACATCAGCTTATCCAGGAATTTTTCATCCGGCGACACAATTTCCAGCTTCCTGGGTGTCAGCATAATCTGACGGAGGTATTTTTGTTTAAGTCCTTCCCGTCCCTGCAAAAGGTTACGGATACTGAGCTCCAATATCTGCATACTGAAAGGTTTGGTGATGTAAACATCAGCTCCGGCTTCCAGTCCGCCAACCTGGTGCATCTGCGAGGCCATAGCCGTAAGCATAATCACCGGAATATGATTGGTCTGCTCCTCCGTCTTTAACCTGACACACAATTCAAGGCCGTTCAGTTCGGGCATCGTCACATCGCTCACAATAATATCCGGTAAATGCGAAATGGCCAGGTCCCAGCCCTCCAATCCATTTACACTATCCAGCACATGATAAATGTTTTGTAGCGACTGTACAATAAAACCTCTCAGTTCATCATTATCCTCAACCACCAAAACAGTATATTTTTTTTCCATTACAATTTCGGATGTAGATTCTGCTTCTACAGGTATGGACACCTCTTGTACAGCAGAAGAGGTAAGCGGCACGGTATTGACATCCGAAAACTGCTCTGGCATAAAGTGAGCTTTACCGGGCAAAAGGCTAATGGTAATTTCCGTTCCACTGCTCTTTCCATCAGCAGCTACATTGCTTGAAACAGAGATCTCGCCATGATGTAAGTCGACAATATTTTTTACCAATGCTAAGCCAATTCCCCATCCTTCGGCCGTAGCGGCACCCGATTTTACCTGATAAAAATTGGTAAATATCTTATCCTGTACATCTGCAGGAATGCCGATCCCCGAATCAGAGATCACAATTTTAGCCTGTCCGGCATCAGTATGAATCGAAAAATTTATTTCACCACCATCAGGCGTGTATTTAAAAGCATTGGAAAGCACATTATAGCATACTTTTTCCATTTGGCTAAGGTCAAAATACAACATCACCTCCGGCTCAGTGCGGCTAAAAGTATAGGCTATATGTTTCATCTCGGCCAGGCTTTCATAAGCCTGAAACACGGCATGGCAAAAAGCAACCAGATCGTGTTGGCTCACCTGTAAAGTGGCGTTCCCACTTTCTATCTTTCTGAAATCAAGCAACTCACTGATCAAACGCAACAACCTGTCGCTATTTTTCTTAATACCCAGCAGTTGAGGATTAACAGTCATATTTTCTTTGGTCTGCCTGATCAGCTTTTCAAGTGGCGCAAAAATCAAGGTCAGTGGTGTACGGATCTCATGAGAAATGCGGGTAAAAAAATCCAGCTTCATCTGATACAATTCCTGTTGCCGTTCATTGTTCAGGTGTTCGTAATACAGTTCCGATTCCAATCGCTGCTGTCGGCGGGTAAAACGTAAAATAAAATAAAACAAGGTGCTTCCAGCTATAAAATACAGCAGGTATGCCCACCAGGTACGCCATACCGGAGGTAAAACCCTAATTTCAAGCGTTGCAGGCGTATCGTTCCAAAGCCCATCATTGTTACTGCCTTTCACCATAAAGGTATATTTCCCCGATGGTAAATTCGTATAGGTAGCAGACGGAATGCCAACATAATTCCAGTCTTTTTCAAAACCATCCAGCTTATAGGCATATTTATTTCGTTGTGGTTGTATGTAGTTTAGCGCCAGGAAATCAATGGTAAAAATGTTCTGTCCTGCCGAAAAAGTAATAGATTTAGTAAAACTAATGTCTTCCTTTAAAAGTTTATCCGGACCGCCTATTGCTATCGGCTTGTTAAATAGTTTTAATCCCGAAAAAACCACCTTAGGCACAAAGGCATTTTCCTTTATGTCGCGCGGGGTAAAAGCAACCAGCCCATTATAACTACCAAAATAAAGTTTGCCCGATTTGTCCTTATAGGCGGAATTAAAATTAAACTCATTGGCAGGCAATCCATCTGCAATGTTATAATTCTTGAAGGTATTTCTTTTTACATCAAATTTTGTGAGACCACGATCGGTGCTCAACCAAAGCATGCCTTCATTGTCTGCCAGCATATCAATGATATTGTCGCTTGCCAATCCGTCTGCTTTTGTATAGGTACTAAAAGAACCGGTTTTTGGATGATAAAGACTTAGGCCTCCCCTCAACGACCCAACCCAAATATTTCCCTCCCGATCTTCTTTAACACAATTGATCTGACTGGATTTCAAACTATCCTTTTGATTACTTTTTAAGAAGA
Encoded proteins:
- a CDS encoding TonB-dependent receptor, with product MRKIYLFVMCMICTFTVFAQQTRRVEGKVTDQGDGTPLAGVSVQVKGSKVGATTDKDGRYTIKVPSQEKSTLVFSYIGYLAREMSVGNKGVINLTLAEDSKMLSDVVVIGYGTVAKKDLTGAVGSVNMKDMQKAPVKSFDEALAGRVAGVQVASNDGQPGNSFNIVVRGQNSITQDNSPLYVVDGFPLENSNNNAINPADIESIEVLKDASATAIYGARGANGVILITTKGGKVGAPVISYTGTIGFQQNTKRMDLMSPYEFVRLQEEIDPINTPLLYYKDGKTLDSYKDVKGINWQDQVYRTAPSTEHNLSLTGGTDKTQYVVSGSINSQDGVIINSGFKRYQGRMSLTQRVTDKLKVFASIDYSNIKASGTIPTSGTNSATNNLLYSVWGYRPVTGSEGNLLDQLFDPDIDGLNDYRINPVLSSNNELRNATTNNLRVNSYVQYSFNKNLTLKVSGGISNNLRRNDVFYNSQTYYGGPSSTNKVNGSIIYTQNTSWLNENILTFAKRFNKVHNLNVVAGITMQEDKYSRYGLAAIQLPNESVGLAGLSQGTPLPVTAESSNSKLLSFLGRVTYDYKSKYLLSASFRADGSSKFMPGQRTSYFPSGSIAWRMSNEEFMKGLTFVSDAKLRGGYGVTGNNRVGDFSYLSVLGFPIGGSYGFNNTVSIGAIPLTYGNPDLRWESTAQANIGYDLSLFKDRIIINADVYRKSTYDLLLNADLPYTTGYESAFKNIGKVRNEGLEFTLNTRNIENKDFKWSSSFNISFNRSKVMALNAGQSFKTTSISWENSYNATPLYIASVGQPIAQFYGYEFDGVYQFSDFNETTPGVYTLKDNVPNNGNARNSIKPGDIKYKDQDGNLIVDSKDRKVIGRGQPIHVGGLTNNFSYKNFDLSVFLQWSYGNDIYNANRMLFEGNMLDKKNLNQFAGYADRWTPENPSNTLYRVKGQGPAVYSSRVIEDGSFLRIKTVSLGYNFGADFLKKVKLKSLRISASGQNLYTFTNYTGMDPEVSVRNSALTPGFDYSAYPRARTIVFGLNTSF
- the cslA gene encoding chondroitinase-AC; this translates as MKKLTLICLLFLSVFTAQQVVAQAGVNDIIMARILMDLKKPLKFIDKAVEKNLSTLQPDGSWKGIPYTAATINNWEPADHLLKIQQLIQAYIEKDSRYYNDEKLFAGITRAFEFWYQSDPKSSNWWHNEIATPQALGEMLIMMRYGQKKLDGALEAKLIERMKRGNVEKQAGANKTDIALHYFYRALLTNDEELLGKAVRELFYPVMLVYRKEGLQYDYAYLQHGPQLQISSYGAVFITGVLKMANYVRDTPYAMSQEKLAIFSKYYRDSYLKAIRGSYMDFNVEGRGISRPDILRKKGEKGRLLIAKMIDLKNTEDWSAAVARTDSSETPDYKVTPYHKQYWTGDYVQHLRPGYSFNVRMVSSRTKRSEAGNKENLLGRYLSDGATNIQLRGPEYYNIMPVWEWDKIPGVTSRDYVVDRPLTKFWGEDGSNAFAGGVSDGVYGASAYALNFDSLEAKKSWFFFDNEIVCLGAGIKSNTAENITTTVNQCWLNGSVWSAANSGKIGRGKTLEFKEPGQSWFLHDGVGYYFPQGADVSLSTQQQKGNWYQINNAHPKDEISGDVFKLWINHGIKPLAGKYAYVVLPGVKAAADIKKSKASAIQILANTADIQSVYHPSLDMLQAVFYLPGSIVLGSFEVKTDKACMLLIKNVNGRQLISIADPFQKEKMATLSIKDLKTGKEVSHTVFFPQDELAGASVEIK
- a CDS encoding sulfatase encodes the protein MKRIKMIGTVLMALLATNSIAQVKPVTKPNVIVIISDDAGYADFGCYGGKQIPTPNIDAIAKKGTRFTDAYVSASVCAPSRAGILTGRYQQRFGFEHNTSKLVSAGYTLADVGMDPSEQTIGNEMQANGYKTIAIGKWHQGEELKHFPLNRGFDEFYGFTGGHRDFFAYKGKRARENALYNNREIVPETQITYLTDMLTDRASAFIGENKDRPFFMYLSYNAVHTPMNAKKNLMERYANIADTGRRAYAAMMTSLDDGVGKVMATLKQYHLDKNTLIIFVNDNGGATTNSSDNGPLRGMKGSKWEGGIRVAMMMQWPGHIPAGRVNSQPISSLDILPTAVAAGNGKQKGIKKLDGVNLLPYVNGVAKKSPHEALFWRRGVAAAMREGNWKLIRVKESAQVQNVLLFDLSKDLSETTNLSAKYPAKTREMLAKLAEWEKGLDTPHWTSPYGDQNQIMKHRMETTGREMEKMYP
- a CDS encoding chondroitinase family polysaccharide lyase; amino-acid sequence: MNRLLYIFVLVFSVAINSRAQMQADICENELPKNWEAVDGKLTLSKKHFKLGRASVRWDWTSGNKSRLGMHDKAFETVASNPRSTFVVWVYNETPANEHLLFQFQKGAKVACSFGFKLNFRGWRTAWVMYHRDMQGKPVPGMDGMQIVAPEGLKKGTIFLDQLMYTTTINPRSPVRDEQLPFINPDADKAANAHWTALYNFSRTPHYLSLAKKVTEKEQFELAQISKRYIEMILPDKRRLKANELAEIEKDFAYWNIHREGAEISGRPVYSMNDIELVSLSPAENVKEMNRLSGIKRYTQLMLQVAQAFHLAGNETEKKRLGTIFIDLLDHLEDQGWAYGSGMGALHHHGYNLEGYYPACLLMKAVIEKEDRLERTFKSMSWFSGLGRTLQRPLPSSNIDVFNTLLGGMLSSILIMDDSPEKLRYLHSFSNWLSENVKPDHTIEGAFKPDGAVFHHGNLYPAYGIGGYIGIAPIAFVLSGTSFRMDQQAHESLRNSLLMMHYYTHPFKWPVSVAGRHPTGNWRIADLPYAYMALAGTADGKSATDTLMAAIYLKLKEGEKNDRWTVAFKQAKINPATYAAGHWNLNYGLFDMHRRQDWLLTLRGHNRYFISNESYPGANVFGRYVAYGQLEILFPETKADDGSNFKDEGWDWNNIPGTTTVHLPIAKLRANIINADDFSGIEEMLISDEPFAGGTTFKKQGMFAMKLHGHDKYDMGSLRATKSWFMFDSLVVCLGSGIRNTMSDYVTQTTLFQNYLKHTPDTVIINGKAITAFPYKEEGLAGQALTVIDNRKIGYYLPNAKGALLTKTRQLSRDQKDSRETSGNFTKLTFEHGNAPVNADYEYGMLIKTDQRTMDKLAALMQSKQPIYKVLRKDSVAHTVWYAPQQLTAMAIFNSNKSLDDSLLMSNNRPCLLMYRKEGIRLSMSVTDPDLAFYEGPDDSPVDASGKRQEVSIYSRNWYRSPSKPSVIKLLIKGAWEANVDDVGIKAVLQADGNTLVHINCKDGLTSAVELVKSNYKENVK